CCTCGCGGGCGATACGGATGATCTCCTGCCCTGCCGGCGTCACCTGGGTAAGATGTTTCCCGCTGCGGGCAAAAATCTGGATCCCCAGCTCATCTTCAAGCATGCGGACCTGCTTACTGATGCCGGGTTGCGAGGTATAAAGACCTTCTGCGGTCGAGGAGACGTTAAGGTTGTGGTTGACCACCTCAACGATATAGCGAAGCTGCTGTAGTTTCATGCCGGACCATCCGATTGAGCGCACACGGGCAATCGCTTAAGACGATTTGATAATAAGAAATGGGTTAACTATAACCACTATATCATTTATATCATTGCTGTATAGCCCGGAACAAAAAATAATAACCAGGCAATAAAAAAGGGCCGGAAGTCCGGCCCTTGCAAAGGTAAGTTGCGGTAATTAAGGCTTATTTCTTGCCTTCAACCCATTTTCCGTCAACATAAAATGCTGACCAGCCGGTCGCTTTACCGTCTTTTTCAGCAGCAACATACTGCTGCTTGGTTTTACGGCTAAAACGCACAACCGTTTTATTACCTTCAGGATCCTGCTGTGGCGCATCGGCCAGATAGCGCAGCTTCTCAGCCAGGCGATCGCGGAAGCGGTACAGCTCTTCCACCAGCGGTGCACGGGTTTCACGTGATTTAGGGAAGGTGTTGGCCGCCAGGAAGACGCCCGCCGCACCGTCACGCAGGACGAAGTAGGCGTCGGACTTCTCGCACGGCAGCTCCGGCAATGGAACCGGATCTTCCTTCGGCGGAGCCACTTCACCGTTACGCAGGATTTTACGCGTGTTTTTACACTCGTCGTTGGTGCAGGCCATGTACTTACCAAAACGCCCCATCTTCAGGTGCATTTCAGAACCACATTTTTCACACTCCACGATTGGACCGTCATAGCCCTTAATGCGGAACTCGCCCTCTTCGATCTCGTAACCGTCACAGGTCGGGTTGTTACCGCAGACATGCAGTTTACGTTTCGGATCGATCAGGTAGCTGTCCATTGCCGTGCCGCACTTATTACAGCGGCGTTTGGCGCGTAATGCGTTGGTTTCCGCATCGTCGCCTTCCAGCACGTTCAGCACTTCGTTTTCCGGCACCAGGTTGATGGTGGTTTTGCAGCGTTCTTTCGGGGATAAGGCATAGCCTGAGCAGCCGAGGAACACGCCGGTAGTAGCGGTACGGATCCCCATCTTGCGGCCGCAGGTCGGACAGTCGATGCTGGTCAGCACCATCTGGTTCGGCTGCATGCCACCCTCTTCAGGGTCTTTCTCTGCTTTTTCCAGCTGGTTGGTGAAGTCGCCGAAGAAGCTGTCGAGCACCTTCTTCCACTCGGCTTCGTGGTTAGCCACCTGGTCCAGGCTGTTTTCCATCTGCGCGGTGAAGTCGTAGTTCATCAGCTCGCGGAAGTTAGCTTCCAGGCGATCGGTGACGATTTCACCCATTTTCTCGGCATAAAAACGGCGGTTTTCCGTACGCACATAGCCGCGATCCTGGATGGTCGAAATGATCGACGCATAGGTGGACGGGCGACCGATACCGCGTTTTTCCAGCTCTTTCACCAGCGAGGCTTCGCTAAAGCGTGCCGGTGGCTTGGTGAAGTGCTGGGCCGGGGTCAGTTCAACCAGGGAGAGTTCATCCCCGGCGTTGACCGCTGGCAGGGTTTTGTCTTCATCACCCTTGCGCAGCGCAGGCATCACTTTGGTCCAGCCATCGAAACGCAGAATACGGCCACGCGCTTTCAGGCGGAAATCACCCGCACCGACGGTGAGCGTGGTGGAGTCGTACTGCGCTGGCGTCATCTGACAGGCAACAAACTGGCGCCAGATCAGCTGATACAGTTTCTGCGCATCGGCTTCCATATCCTTCAGGGATTCCGCCAGAACAGCCACGTCAGAAGGACGAATCGCCTCGTGCGCTTCCTGCGAGTTCTCTTTGCTGTTGTACTGGTTGGCGCTCTCCGGCAGATACTTCTTACCGAAGTTATCGCCAATGTAATCACGCACCATGTTCACTGCGTCCTGGCTCAGGTTGGTGGAGTCAGTACGCATATAGGTAATGTGACCCGCTTCATACAGACGCTGAGCCATCATCATGGTTTTCTTCACGCCGTAACCCAGACGGGTACTTGCCGCCTGCTGCAGCGTGGAGGTGATAAAGGGTGCGCCCGGCTTGCTGCTGGTCGGTTTGTCTTCACGATCCAGCACCTGATAACGGGCTTTCTCCAGCAGCGCGACCGCGGCCATCGTCTGTTCGCGGTTTTCAGGGCGGAACGGCTTATCGTTCTGATGCGACACTTCCAGCGGCAAGGTATCGCCACCTGGCGTGGTGACGCTGGCGTCGATTTCCCAGAACTCTTCTGGCACAAACGCTTTGATTTCGCGTTCACGTTCAACCACCAGACGCACGGCAACAGACTGTACGCGGCCTGCTGACAGGCCACGGGCGATCTTTTTCCACAGCAGTGGAGAGACCATGTAACCCACGACGCGGTCCATAAAGCGGCGCGCCTGCTGAGCGTTAACGCGGTCGATATTCAGTTCGCCTGGCTTTTCAAAAGCCTGACGGATCGCGTTTTTAGTAATTTCGTTAAACACCACGCGGCTGTAGCGGGTGTCATCTCCCCCCGATCACTTCCCGCAGGTGCCATGCAATGGCCTCCCCTTCGCGGTCAAGGTCGGTTGCGAGATAGATGTGGTCGGCTTTTTCCGCCAGCTGTTTCAGCTCGGAGACGACTTTCTCTTTACCCGGCAGCACTTCGTACTGTGCCTGCCAGTTATCCCACGGGTTAACCCCCATGCGATTTACGAGCGCGCTACGTTCATCCTTTTTAGGCTTTTTGGCCCCTTTGGTGGAGGTAGAGTCGGCGCTCTTCTTGGCTGAGCCACTGGTCGGCAGATCGCGGATATGACCGACGCTGGACTTAACCACGTAGTCACTACCCAGATACTTATTGATCGTTTTGGCTTTTGCCGGGGACTCAACGATAACGAGAGCTTTACCCATATTCACCTTTACCTAATTTGTTTCTTCCAGGAATACGTCGCGTGAGTTCACCTTCCACTGGCGACGAGACATCTATATAACGACGCCATCAGTGGATATCAACCCCCTTTCGGACCAGTCGCCAAAAACGACCTTAGCCAGGTGGTTGAGTTTACGGGCTTTTTCTCGCTCCGGTGTGACTGCACGACGAGATTTAGGTCGAATGTCAAGCAAATCTATTGCCAGAATGACGAAAGCGCACACTCTACCTGATAAAATCCGTTACGCAACTTTATTAGCATGCAAAAGCAAATCACGCCAGCGCTGTCCGTCTTGCTCAGCATGCCTGAAAACGGGGAAAATTTGCTCCGGGGACCGCGGCGGCGTAGACTAATGTCACTGTTTAAGGAGGGGATAATGCAGCAAACTACCCAACCCATTGACCGCGCAACCTTGCTTGCCGAAGCAAATAAACTCATTCGTGAACATGAAGACACCCTGGCAGGGATCGAAGCCACCGGTGTGGAACAGCGCAACGGCGTGCTGGTGTTCAGCGGCGATTACTTTCTTGATGAGCAGGGGGTTACCCACCCCACGCAGCACGGCGGTATTCAACATGTTTAAATACCTGGCCCATGCGCTCTCGGATAAATACCATCTGGTTGATTAATGCAAAACGCGAGGCACTGGCCTCGCGTTTTTTATTCACAGCAGCGGTTTTTGTCCGCGCTGCACCCAGCGTAGCAGTAGTCGGTCCGCACTCTCCGCAGCGCTGTTGGTAAAGCGATCCATCAGCTTTTTCTTCCGGGTATAGCGCACGCCTACCAGCTCGCGGCCCTCCATCAGCCCCAGCAGCAGATCGTCGCTGGTCCCTACCTGATCCACCAGCCCCTTCTCCAGTGCCTGGGTGCCGTACCAGTGTTCGCCGGTCGCCACCTGCTCGATATCAAGCGAAGGCCGCATCTGATGCACAAAGCTTTTAAACAGCTGATGGGTGTCATTGAGATCCTCGCGGAACTTCTGCCGTCCCTCTTCGGTATTTTCGCCGAGCAGCGTCAGGGTGCGCTTGTACTGCCCCGCCGTGTGCAACTCAACGTCAATATCTTTGTTTTTCAGGAAACGATTGAAGTTCGGGATCTGCGCCACTACGCCAATGGAACCAATAATAGAGAAAGGCGCGGCGACGATTTTATCGGCCACGCAGGCCATCATGTAGCCACCGCTGGCGGCGACCTTATCGACCGCCACCGTCAGCGGGATCTGCTTGTCGCGCAGGCGTTGCAGCTGCGAGGAGGCCAGCCCGTAACCGTGCACCACCCCGCCGGGGCTTTCGAGACGCAGCACCACCTGGTCTTCAGCTCTCGCGACAGCCAGCACGGCGGTGATCTCTTCGCGCAGGGATGAGACCTCATGCGCATCCATACTGCCTTTGAAATCCAGCACATAAACCCGCGGCTTTGCCGCTTCCGGGCGTTGCTCCAGCTTTGCTTTCTGCTTTGCGGCTTTCGCATCAAGCTTGTGCTTTTTCTTCTGCGCTTTGTGCCACAGTTTTTGCTGATGTGCGTCGAGCAGCGCCACCGACATCTCTTCCTGCATCTCCGTGTACTGCTCGCTTAACCGGGTAATCCGCAACTCGCCGCGCTGACGTTTGCGCTGCGTCAGGTTGACAATCAGCACTGCGATCACCGCAATGGCAATCACCACCGTTGCAATTTTGGCCAGAAATAAACCGTATTCAGAAAGTAATTCCACGCGTCCACCTTGGTTTAACCACTTGTTTTCTCACCCAGTGTACAACAGCCTCCGCCAGGCGTCTCGCACCTGACGATACCCTTGCGAGGCGTCTTCAGGAATGTTTATTTATGAATGAAATATTTGCAAATTGTTAATTTTACAGCGAACTCACCGGTAGACTGATTGTAATCAGGCGCGCTTTCGGGCATAAAGCCGAAAAGAGACCGCACAGCATGGGCCGCGCCAACGCGCGCCAGAGGAGTGACCTTGCACTATCAACCCAAAAAAGATCTACTGCAAAACCGTATTATTCTGGTCACCGGTGCCAGCGACGGTATTGGCCGTGAGGCGGCGCTGACCTACGCCCGCCATGGCGCACGCGTCATTCTGTTGGGGCGTAATGAAGAAAAACTGCGCGACGTCGCACAGGCGATCGCCAGCGAGGGCGGCGCGCCGACGCATGAATACACTCTCGACCTGTTAACCTGCACCCCAGAAGAGTGCCAGCAGCTTGCCCAACGTATTGCAGAAGATTATCCGCGTCTTGACGGGGTATTGCACAATGCAGGCTTCCTCGGTGAAGTGCGCCCGATGGATGAGCAGACCCCGGAGATCTGGCAGCAGGTTATGCAGGTGAACGTCAACGGCACCTTTTTCCTCACCCAGGCACTGCTTCCTTTATTACTGCAGTCCGATTCCGGCTCGCTGGTGTTCACCTCATCGAGCGTCGGGCGCCAGGGGAGAGCCAACTGGGGTGCCTATGCCGCCTCGAAATTTGCCACCGAAGGGATGATGCAGGTGCTGGCGGAGGAGTATCAGAGCCGCCACCTGCGCGTGAACTGTATTAATCCTGGCGGTACCCGCACCGGCATGCGCGCCAGCGCGTTCCCGACGGAAGATCCACTTAAACTGAAAACCCCTGCCGATATCATGCCGCTCTATCTGTGGCTGATGGGCGACGATAGTCGTCGGAAAACCGGCATGACCTTTGATGCCCAACCCGGCCGTAAACCAGGAATATCGCAATGAGTGATGAACGTCATCAGCAGCGCCAGCAGCGCCTGAAAGAGCAGGTCGATGCCCGCGTTGCCGCCGCACAGGATGAACGCGGAATTATTATCGTCTTCACTGGCAACGGGAAAGGCAAAACTACTGCCGCCTTTGGTACGGCGACCCGCGCCGTTGGCCACGGGCAAAAAAGTCGGCGTGATCCAGTTCATCAAAGGAGAGTGGCCGAACGGCGAGCGTAATCTGCTCGAGCCTCACGGAGTGGAGTTTCAGGTGATGGCGACCGGTTTTACCTGGGATACCCAGAACCGCGATACCGACACCGCCGCCTGTCTGGCCGTCTGGGAGCAGGCGAAGCGCATGCTGTCCGACCCGTCGCTCAACATGGTGCTGCTGGATGAGATCACCTATATGGTGGCCTACGACTACCTGCCCCTGCAGGAGGTCGTGGATGCGCTGAACAACCGTCCGGCACACCAGACGGTGATTGTCACCGGGCGCGGCTGTCATCGGGATATTCTGGAGATGGCAGATACGGTGAGCGAGTTACGCCCTGTCAAACACGCCTTTGATGCCGGCGTGAAAGCGCAAATCGGTATCGACTATTAACAAAAAAACCCGGCGATGCCGGGTTTTGTTTTTTTAGCC
This Leclercia sp. S52 DNA region includes the following protein-coding sequences:
- a CDS encoding YciK family oxidoreductase, whose translation is MHYQPKKDLLQNRIILVTGASDGIGREAALTYARHGARVILLGRNEEKLRDVAQAIASEGGAPTHEYTLDLLTCTPEECQQLAQRIAEDYPRLDGVLHNAGFLGEVRPMDEQTPEIWQQVMQVNVNGTFFLTQALLPLLLQSDSGSLVFTSSSVGRQGRANWGAYAASKFATEGMMQVLAEEYQSRHLRVNCINPGGTRTGMRASAFPTEDPLKLKTPADIMPLYLWLMGDDSRRKTGMTFDAQPGRKPGISQ
- the sohB gene encoding protease SohB, yielding MELLSEYGLFLAKIATVVIAIAVIAVLIVNLTQRKRQRGELRITRLSEQYTEMQEEMSVALLDAHQQKLWHKAQKKKHKLDAKAAKQKAKLEQRPEAAKPRVYVLDFKGSMDAHEVSSLREEITAVLAVARAEDQVVLRLESPGGVVHGYGLASSQLQRLRDKQIPLTVAVDKVAASGGYMMACVADKIVAAPFSIIGSIGVVAQIPNFNRFLKNKDIDVELHTAGQYKRTLTLLGENTEEGRQKFREDLNDTHQLFKSFVHQMRPSLDIEQVATGEHWYGTQALEKGLVDQVGTSDDLLLGLMEGRELVGVRYTRKKKLMDRFTNSAAESADRLLLRWVQRGQKPLL